One part of the Lapillicoccus jejuensis genome encodes these proteins:
- a CDS encoding class I SAM-dependent methyltransferase: MSDEESPQDVPPARFTREFWDARYAGSDRVWSGRVNARLAEHATDLPPGRALDVGCGEGADAIWLAGRGWHVDAVDVSPVALDRAAEHAARVLSDGAAARIAWQEHDVLAWAPDEASYDLVSAQFLHLPREPLQAVHRRLATAVAPGGRLLVVGHHPADAHGPHGSDAWRPTADEVLVALAPDPAGWEVLVRDAPTREHAGGDGGVVTLTDAVLLLRRRDPARDDRSR; encoded by the coding sequence GTGAGCGACGAGGAGAGCCCTCAGGACGTCCCGCCGGCGCGGTTCACCCGCGAGTTCTGGGACGCCCGCTACGCCGGGTCGGACCGGGTGTGGAGCGGGCGGGTCAACGCGCGGCTGGCGGAGCACGCCACCGACCTTCCCCCGGGCCGGGCGCTCGACGTCGGGTGCGGCGAGGGCGCGGACGCGATCTGGCTCGCCGGTCGCGGCTGGCACGTCGACGCGGTCGACGTCTCGCCGGTGGCGCTGGACCGTGCCGCCGAGCACGCGGCGCGGGTCCTGTCGGACGGGGCCGCGGCGCGGATCGCCTGGCAGGAGCACGACGTGCTCGCCTGGGCGCCGGACGAGGCGTCGTACGACCTCGTCAGCGCGCAGTTCCTGCACCTGCCGCGCGAGCCGCTCCAGGCGGTGCACCGGCGGCTCGCCACCGCGGTCGCCCCGGGTGGGCGGCTGCTCGTCGTCGGCCACCACCCGGCCGACGCGCACGGACCGCACGGGTCCGACGCGTGGCGACCGACGGCGGACGAGGTGCTGGTCGCCCTCGCGCCGGATCCCGCCGGGTGGGAGGTCCTCGTGCGGGACGCCCCCACCCGCGAGCACGCCGGCGGTGACGGTGGGGTCGTCACGCTCACCGATGCGGTGCTGCTCCTGCGGCGTCGAGACCCAGCCCGCGACGACCGGTCGCGTTGA